A region of Lycium barbarum isolate Lr01 chromosome 3, ASM1917538v2, whole genome shotgun sequence DNA encodes the following proteins:
- the LOC132630404 gene encoding uncharacterized protein LOC132630404 has product MADKGPNWDGLLKWSLSHADATNPPRNLSEEDRRWFMEAMQSQTVDVIKRMKEITLVMQTPEQVLESQGVTSQDIEDMLDELQEHVESIDMANDLHSIGGLVPLLGYLKNSHANIRAKAAEVVSTIVQNNPKSQQLVMEANGLEPLLSNFTSDTDVTARTKALGAISSLIRHNKPAIAAFRLANGYAGLRDALSSESVRFQRKALNLIHYLLNENHSDCNIVTELGFPRVLMHLASSEDGEVREGALRGLLELAKDRTGEVAGSSSNEENEKLKQILEDRIKGISSMSAEDLGAAKEERQLVDSLWNTCYNEPSSLREKGLVVLPGEDALPPDVASKHFEPPLRAWAPNRNEDTKPSNEKKQAPLLIGLGPPAQGPPAQNSSSGTMAGEENRDTSA; this is encoded by the exons ATGGCGGACAAAGGACCAAATTGGGATGGTTTATTGAAATGGAGTCTTTCTCATGCTGATGCTACTAATCCTCCTCGCAATTTGAG TGAGGAGGACAGGAGATGGTTCATGGAAGCTATGCAATCTCAAACTGTTGATGTAATAAAGAGAATGAAGGAAATTACACTTGTCATGCAAACACCAGAGCAGGTCTTGGAATCACAGGGGGTGACTTCCCAAGATATTGAAG ATATGCTGGATGAGCTACAAGAGCACGTCGAATCGATTGACATGGCTAATG ATCTGCACTCAATTGGTGGATTGGTGCCTCTTCTTGGTTACTTAAAGAACTCACATGCTAACATTAGAGCCAAAGCGGCAGAAGTCGTAAGTACAATTGTTCAGAACAATCCGAAGAGCCAACAATTGGTAATGGAAGCTAATGGCCTAGAACCTCTTCTCTCAAATTTCACCTCAGATACTGATGTCACTGCTCGCACTAAAGCTCTTGGTGCAATCTCAT CTTTAATCAGGCACAACAAGCCTGCTATTGCTGCGTTTCGTCTCGCAAATGGTTATGCAGGTTTAAGAGATGCTTTGAGTTCTGAGAGTGTGAGGTTTCAAAG GAAAGCCCTTAATTTGATCCATTATTTACTTAATGAGAATCATTCAGACTGCAATATAGTGACTGAGCTAGGATTTCCTCGAGTTTTGATGCATCTAGCCTCTAGTGAGGATGGAGAAGTGCGAGAGGGTGCCTTACGAGGACTTCTTGAGCTTGCCAAAGACAGGACAGGAGAGGTTGCTGGCTCCTCatcaaatgaagaaaatgagaaactCAAGCAGATACTCGAGGACCGAATCAAGGGGATTTCCTCTATGTCAGCTGAAGATCTTGGTGCTGCCAAAGAAGAGAGGCAGCTTGTAGATTCCCTCTGGAATACCTGCTACAATGAACCTTCTTCTCTTAGAGAGAAAGGCCTAGTTGTTCTCCCTGGAGAGGATGCATTACCACCCGATGTTGCCAGTAAACACTTCGAACCACCTTTGAGAGCTTGGGCTCCGAATAGGAACGAGGATACTAAGCCAAGTAATGAAAAGAAACAGGCTCCTTTATTGATAGGCCTAGGTCCACCTGCACAGGGTCCTCCTGCGCAAAATAGCTCCAGCGGAACCATGGCTGGGGAAGAAAATAGAGACACCTCTGCGTGA
- the LOC132630405 gene encoding thaumatin-like protein — MLILSYLLFVFLFLVSTDGTQLILVNNCRRSIWPGILGNTGKMTPKDGGFHMRSGDEVVFDVPKKWAGRIWARQNCHFNKTGQGYCDTGDCDGQLKCRGLGGKPPATVVEMTLGTKTSPLHFYDVSLVDGFNVPVSIRPVGGGVGCGVAECDVDLNICCPSALAVKVGGKVVGCKSACLAIQSAKYCCTGKFADPKTCKPTIFAHLFKAICPKAYSYAFDESSSLNRCRASRYVIIYCPPK; from the exons ATGCTAATTTTATCTTATCTACTCTTTGTATTCCTCTTTCTTGTCAGCACAG ATGGGACACAACTTATTCTAGTTAACAACTGCAGAAGAAGCATATGGCCTGGAATTCTTGGCAATACAGGGAAGATGACTCCTAAAGATGGTGGCTTTCATATGAGAAGTGGTGATGAAGTAGTCTTCGACGTGCCAAAGAAGTGGGCGGGCAGGATATGGGCCAGGCAGAATTGCCACTTCAATAAGACTGGCCAAGGATACTGTGACACCGGAGACTGTGATGGCCAGTTAAAATGTCGGGGGCTAGGAGGTAAGCCCCCAGCTACTGTTGTCGAAATGACACTAGGAACAAAGACTTCGCCCTTGCATTTTTACGACGTGAGCTTAGTTGATGGCTTCAACGTGCCAGTTTCAATCAGACCTGTTGGTGGAGGAGTAGGTTGTGGCGTAGCGGAGTGTGATGTTGATCTGAATATATGTTGTCCATCTGCACTAGCAGTGAAGGTTGGTGGAAAAGTGGTTGGTTGCAAGAGTGCTTGCTTGGCTATACAATCAGCCAAGTATTGTTGCACAGGAAAGTTTGCAGATCCCAAAACTTGCAAACCAACTATTTTTGCTCATCTGTTTAAGGCCATTTGCCCCAAGGCTTATAGTTATGCATTTGACGAGTCTTCTAGCCTAAACAGATGTAGGGCTTCAAGATATGTCATTATTTATTGCCCTCCTAAATAA